One part of the Raphanus sativus cultivar WK10039 chromosome 7, ASM80110v3, whole genome shotgun sequence genome encodes these proteins:
- the LOC108816907 gene encoding probable myosin-binding protein 6, producing the protein MIIQLLCFFLFLFLLLQVTMFKRSFKKFLKQEPGSLPQFLIYSVLEWTLITILFIDGVLSFLSNQYARFFELKTPCLLCTRIDHVLVSRDPHFYYNDSICDSHKKKVSSLAYCHVHKKLSEIKHMCEGCLLSFVTEKESDSDTYKSLLGILHKDLELLTDDERKLPLVLKKDDNFVQITTNRMDYKTSNKNISLKQHCSCCGELLKHKSSFLAPALSPRVPYNKLSENESDFRVLDVDRTPSFVRGGNKFFENASDLGDSKGESILDQLKKEVGLEKKSLLDLYVELDEERSASAVAANNAMAMITKLQAEKAAVQMEALQCQRMMDEQAEYDQEALQSMSSDLTKREEEIKELESELEAYREQYGCLADEDDVKEEFLEDHGNASVVCYSIHEDNGANIEQSGSCKSEESRFLGQMKGAESKEGIVKELSEITERLSALQSNGELLKHIADVLDASDGEAILLHISQNLHMLRSFVAMPSES; encoded by the coding sequence ATGATTATACAAttgctttgtttcttcttgttcttgtttcttCTATTACAAGTCACCATGTTTAAACGTTCTTTCaagaaatttttgaaacaaGAACCCGGGTCTTTGCCTCAGTTCCTCATCTACAGCGTTCTTGAATGGACTCTCATCACCATCCTCTTCATCGACGGCGTTCTCTccttcttatcaaaccagtaCGCAAGATTCTTTGAGCTCAAAACTCCTTGTCTCCTGTGCACCAGAATCGATCACGTTCTTGTCTCTAGAGACCCTCATTTCTATTACAACGACTCAATCTGTGATTCTCACAAGAAGAAAGTCTCTTCCCTTGCATATTGCCATGTCCACAAGAAACTCTCTGAGATCAAACATATGTGTGAAGGTTGTCTTCTCTCTTTCGTCACCGAGAAGGAATCTGACTCTGATACGTATAAGTCTCTCCTTGGGATCTTACATAAAGATCTTGAGCTTCTCACTGATGACGAAAGAAAGCTTCCCTTGGTGCTCAAGAAAGACGATAACTTTGTTCAGATAACAACAAACCGAATGGATTACAAGACAAGCAACAAGAACATTAGCTTGAAACAACATTGCTCTTGTTGCGGAGAGTTATTGAAGCACAAGAGTTCTTTCCTTGCTCCTGCTCTTTCTCCTAGGGTTCCCTACAACAAGCTGTCCGAGAATGAATCtgattttagggttttggatgtGGACAGAACACCAAGTTTTGTAAGAGGAGGTAACAAGTTCTTTGAGAATGCTTCAGACCTGGGTGATTCAAAAGgtgaatccattcttgatcagCTCAAGAAAGAGGTTGGCTTGGAAAAGAAGTCACTGTTAGATTTGTATGTGGAGTTAGATGAAGAGAGAAGTGCTTCAGCTGTTGCAGCCAACAACGCTATGGCTATGATTACAAAGCTACAAGCCGAAAAAGCCGCTGTTCAAATGGAGGCTTTGCAGTGCCAAAGAATGATGGATGAACAAGCAGAGTACGACCAAGAAGCTTTGCAGTCTATGAGTAGTGACTTGACAAAGAGGGAAGAGGAAATAAAGGAGCTTGAATCTGAGCTTGAGGCTTACAGAGAGCAATATGGATGTTTAGCAGATGAAGATGATGTCAAAGAAGAGTTTCTTGAAGATCACGGCAATGCCAGTGTAGTTTGTTATTCAATTCATGAGGACAATGGAGCAAACATTGAACAAAGTGGGTCTTGTAAATCCGAAGAATCGAGATTCTTAGGACAAATGAAAGGAGCTGAAAGCAAAGAAGGTATAGTGAAGGAGCTCTCTGAGATCACAGAGAGGCTAAGTGCTCTTCAATCAAATGGTGAGCTGTTGAAACATATTGCAGATGTTTTAGATGCTAGTGATGGAGAAGCAATTCTATTGCACATATCTCAAAATTTGCATATGCTTCGTAGTTTTGTTGCTATGCCTTCAGAATCATGA
- the LOC108814953 gene encoding protein NUCLEAR FUSION DEFECTIVE 4 → MEILRTKWVAMAASIWIQCTSGASYTFGIYSAALKSTQSYDQSTLDTVSVFKDIGANAGVFSGLLYTYVTSNRRRGRGASGGGGPWVVLAVGAIQCFAGYFLMWASVTGMIRKPPVPLMCLFMFVAAQSQTFFNTANVVSAVENFADYGGTAVGIMKGFLGLSGAILIQLYETLCGGDPASFILLLAVTPTLLSLLAMPLVRIYETSTADDKKHLDGLSAVSLTIAAYLMIVIIVKNTFGLSSVANVVTLVCLVLLLALPLVIATRARRERTEKTALPDKAPLINSPKAAASVSQSDAGDSQTENMNLLQAMKSLSFWLLFLAMICGMGSGLSTINNIRQIGESLRYSPVEINSLVSLWSIWNFLGRFGAGYASDAMLHKKGWPRPLLMAATLGTMTIGHLIIASGFQGNLYVGSVIVGVCYGSQWSLMPTITSELFGVRHMGTIFNTISIASPIGSYIFSVRLIGYFYDKAASGVWNKCFGPHCFRLSFVIMASVAFFGFLVAIVLFFRTKTLYRQILVKRLHRR, encoded by the exons ATGGAGATCCTAAGGACGAAATGGGTGGCTATGGCGGCCAGCATCTGGATACAGTGCACGAGCGGCGCCTCCTACACATTCGGAATCTACTCCGCCGCTCTAAAATCAACCCAATCCTACGATCAATCCACCCTCGACACCGTCTCCGTCTTCAAAGACATCGGCGCCAACGCCGGAGTTTTCTCCGGGCTTCTCTACACATACGTCACCTCCAACCGCCGCCGCGGACGTGGAGCAAGCGGAGGAGGAGGTCCCTGGGTGGTGCTTGCTGTCGGAGCGATTCAGTGCTTCGCAGGTTACTTCCTCATGTGGGCTTCCGTCACCGGGATGATCAGGAAGCCGCCGGTGCCGCTGATGTGCCTCTTTATGTTCGTAGCGGCGCAGTCGCAGACGTTCTTTAATACGGCTAACGTTGTGAGTGCTGTGGAGAATTTCGCTGACTATGGTGGTACTGCCGTTGGCATCATGAAG GGTTTTCTTGGTCTAAGTGGAGCGATACTGATTCAACTGTACGAGACACTGTGCGGTGGAGATCCGGCGAGCTTCATTCTTTTGCTGGCTGTAACTCCGACACTTCTCTCCCTCTTAGCCATGCCTTTGGTTAGGATCTACGAGACGAGCACGGCTGATGATAAGAAGCATTTAGATGGTCTTTCAGCTGTATCTCTTACCATTGCAGCTTATCTTATGATCGTTATCATTGTGAAAAACACCTTTGGTTTGTCGTCAGTGGCCAATGTCGTCACGCTTGTATGTCtcgtccttcttcttgcttTGCCTCTAGTTATTGCGACAAGAGCACGTCGTGAACGCACGGAGAAAACAGCGTTGCCTGATAAAGCCCCTCTCATAAACAGTCCCAAAGCAGCAGCGTCCGTTAGCCAAAGCGATGCAGGCGACAGTCAAACCGAGAACATGAATCTTCTGCAAGCTATGAAAAGCCTAAGCTTCTGGTTGTTGTTTCTCGCCATGATCTGTGGAATGGGCTCTGGACTTTCGACGATAAACAACATCCGACAAATAGGTGAGTCTCTTAGATACTCACCCGTTGAGATAAACTCACTGGTCTCCTTGTGGAGTATATGGAACTTTCTCGGTAGATTTGGAGCCGGTTACGCCTCAGATGCGATGCTTCACAAGAAAGGATGGCCTCGTCCACTGCTAATGGCCGCAACTCTTGGAACCATGACCATAGGCCATCTAATCATAGCCTCTGGTTTTCAAGGGAACCTTTATGTCGGTTCTGTTATTGTGGGTGTTTGCTATGGTTCACAGTGGTCGCTGATGCCTACAATCACCTCAGAACTGTTCGGAGTTCGACACATGGGAACCATCTTCAACACCATATCCATAGCCAGTCCCATCGGTTCATATATCTTCTCTGTAAGATTGATCGGTTATTTCTATGACAAGGCTGCTTCTGGGGTATGGAACAAATGTTTTGGCCCTCACTGCTTCAGGCTGTCCTTTGTTATAATGGCTTCTGTCGCCTTCTTTGGGTTTCTTGTTGCCATTGTTCTGTTCTTTCGGACAAAGACGCTCTATCGACAGATCCTTGTGAAGAGGCTGCATCGTCGATAG
- the LOC108818475 gene encoding hydroxyproline O-galactosyltransferase GALT5, with product MKKPKSSKPEKTDKLDLFSSLWKQRPFRVIIAIGFLYLLMVTLEIPLVFKSWSSSTTSIDSLSRLDTEQEPRVETIPKPDSEPTTLNRTEEEKNNVREQHHRGLLSSLRFDSETFDPSSKDGSVELHKSAKEAWQLGRKLWKELESGRLEKSVEKTEKNVLSDACPHSVSLTGSEFMNRENQLMELPCGLTLGSHVTLVGRPRKSHPKEGDGSTTKLVSQFVIELQGLKTVDGEDPPRILHFNPRLKGDWSRKPVIEQNTCYRMQWGSSQRCEGWRSRDEEETVDSHVKCEKWIRDDDNYSEGSRARWWLNRLIGRRKRVKVEWPFPFVEEKLFVLTLSAGLEGYHINVDGQHVTSFPYRTGFTLEDATGLTVNGDIDVHSVVVASLPTSHPSFAPQRHLELSKRWKAPLVPDGPVELFIGILSAGNHFGERMAVRKSWMQHVLITSSKVVARFFVALHGRKEVNVELKKEAEYFGDIVLVPYMDSYDLVVLKTVAICEHGAFAFSAKYIMKCDDDTFVKLGAVINEVKKVPEGRSLYIGNMNYYHKPLRGGKWAVTYEEWPEEDYPPYANGPGYVLSSDIARFIVGEFERHRLRLFKMEDVSVGMWVEHFKNTSNPVDYRHSLRFCQFGCVENYYTAHYQSPRQMICLWDKLLRQNKPECCNMR from the exons ATGAAGAAACCCAAATCATCAAAACCTGAAAAAACAGACAAACTCGATCTCTTCTCGTCACTATGGAAGCAGAGACCTTTCCGTGTGATAATAGCAATAGGGTTCCTCTACCTCCTTATGGTCACCCTCGAGATACCTCTCGTCTTCAAATCCTGGTCCTCCTCCACAACCTCCATTGATTCTCTCTCAAGGCTCGACACAGAGCAAGAGCCTCGAGTCGAGACAATCCCTAAACCGGATTCTGAACCGACGACCCTTAACCGgacggaggaggagaagaacaaCGTCCGTGAGCAGCATCACAGAGGTCTTCTCTCGAGCCTGAGATTTGATTCTGAGACTTTCGACCCGAGCAGCAAAGACGGGTCGGTGGAGCTTCACAAGTCGGCTAAGGAGGCTTGGCAGCTAGGGAGGAAGCTGTGGAAGGAGCTAGAGTCAGGGAGGCTGGAGAAGTCGGTGGAGAAGACTGAGAAGAACGTCTTGTCAGACGCTTGCCCGCACTCTGTTTCGTTAACCGGGTCGGAGTTTATGAACCGGGAGAATCAGCTGATGGAGCTGCCTTGTGGTTTGACGTTGGGCTCGCACGTGACTTTGGTCGGGAGGCCGAGGAAGAGCCATCCCAAGGAAGGTGATGGGTCTACTACTAAGTTGGTTTCTCAGTTTGTGATTGAGCTTCAAGGTTTGAAGACTGTTGATGGTGAGGATCCTCCTCGGATCCTGCATTTCAACCCGAGGCTCAAGGGAGATTGGAGTAGAAAGCCGGTGATTGAGCAGAACACTTGTTATAGAATGCAGTGGGGATCTTCGCAACGGTGTGAAGGATGGAGGTcaagagatgaagaagagacTG TTGATAGTCATGTGAAGTGTGAGAAGTGGATCCGTGATGATGATAACTACTCAGAAGGGTCGAGAGCGAGATGGTGGTTGAATAGACTTATAGGAAGGAGGAAGAGAGTCAAAGTAGAATGGCCGTTTCCTTTTGTGGAAGAGAAGCTCTTTGTTCTCACTCTTAGCGCTGGTTTAGAAGGTTACCATATCAACGTTGATGGACAGCATGTTACATCCTTCCCTTATCGCACT GGTTTCACACTTGAGGATGCAACGGGGCTTACAGTAAATGGAGACATTGATGTCCACTCAGTTGTTGTTGCCTCTCTGCCAACATCACATCCCAGCTTTGCTCCCCAAAGGCATCTCGAGTTGTCAAAGAGATGGAAGGCACCTTTGGTTCCCGATGGGCCTGTGGAGCTTTTTATCGGTATTCTTTCCGCAGGCAATCATTTCGGAGAACGGATGGCTGTGAGGAAGTCGTGGATGCAGCATGTTCTTATCACATCTTCGAAAGTTGTTGCTCGTTTCTTTGTGGCACTC CATGGGAGGAAAGAAGTGAATGTGGAACTGAAGAAAGAAGCAGAGTACTTTGGGGACATTGTGCTTGTTCCTTACATGGATAGCTATGATCTTGTTGTGCTGAAAACTGTTGCAATATGTGAACACGGA GCTTTTGCATTCTCTGCAAAGTACATAATGAAGTGTGATGATGATACGTTTGTAAAACTCGGCGCAGTGATCAACGAAGTGAAGAAAGTACCCGAAGGTAGAAGCTTGTACATTGGTAACATGAATTATTACCACAAGCCTCTCCGTGGGGGTAAATGGGCAGTCACTTACGAG GAATGGCCAGAGGAGGACTATCCGCCCTATGCAAATGGACCTGGATATGTTCTATCTTCTGACATTGCACGCTTCATCGTGGGAGAGTTTGAGAGACACAGATTACGG CTGTTCAAGATGGAGGATGTAAGTGTGGGAATGTGGGTGGAGCATTTCAAAAACACATCAAACCCAGTGGACTATAGGCACAGTCTGAGATTTTGTCAGTTTGGTTGTGTTGAGAACTACTACACAGCTCATTACCAGTCGCCAAGACAGATGATATGCTTATGGGACAAGCTCTTAAGACAGAACAAGCCAGAGTGTTGTAACATGAGATGA
- the LOC108816870 gene encoding germin-like protein subfamily T member 3, with protein MATFLSRVSILLALCITLFTNPALSDYLNPLQDFCVADLQATPSNTGYPCKSQVTSEDFFYSGLSTPLNTSNPKGVAVNRANLMTFPGLNTMGISMYNVALAAGVANPPHSHAGVTEAGVVVEGSVLIGFLTNNYTLYSKVAGPGDMFVIPPGLIHYEMNVGKTEARLLTVVTSELPSEVLVPHTLFLAKPAIPDFVLMKIFKTDGTTINMLRSKLTN; from the coding sequence ATGGCTACTTTTCTCTCTAGAGTTTCAATCCTCCTTGCACTATGCATCACTCTCTTCACCAATCCAGCCCTCTCAGACTACCTTAACCCCTTACAAGACTTCTGCGTAGCTGATCTCCAAGCCACCCCATCCAACACTGGCTACCCATGCAAATCACAAGTCACCTCTGAAGACTTCTTCTACTCCGGCTTAAGCACTCCACTAAACACTTCAAACCCTAAAGGTGTAGCCGTTAATAGAGCAAACCTCATGACGTTTCCAGGACTAAACACGATGGGAATCTCCATGTACAACGTTGCACTCGCTGCAGGAGTAGCTAACCCGCCTCACTCGCACGCTGGTGTGACCGAGGCAGGGGTCGTGGTCGAAGGCTCGGTCTTGATCGGGTTCTTGACGAATAACTACACGTTGTACTCAAAGGTTGCTGGACCAGGTGACATGTTTGTGATTCCACCGGGACTCATACACTATGAGATGAACGTCGGGAAAACGGAAGCTCGTCTTTTGACTGTGGTGACTAGTGAGTTGCCTAGCGAGGTGCTTGTGCCCCACACTTTGTTTCTTGCGAAACCAGCGATTCCAGACTTTGTTTTGATGAAGATTTTCAAGACTGATGGTACCACAATCAACATGCTCAGGTCTAAGTTAACTAATTAA
- the LOC130497810 gene encoding LOW QUALITY PROTEIN: pentatricopeptide repeat-containing protein At1g74750-like (The sequence of the model RefSeq protein was modified relative to this genomic sequence to represent the inferred CDS: deleted 2 bases in 2 codons), with the protein MIRAKQISNLSSTARSFFLGGTTRSGAADGNSCTSADDESCVLRRQQARNEAVLTGKRASTLAAGLAGNVLPAEAKVEHFARPSLLPQHVSSPVLPVKPDSVTHVPVIVEEDTVAPIGDQMFKAGIGAVNFLSDIANYKIPLTDGTEVVGLPKSCMVDPSRPITSVKSSNVKVIRREDLSKVYPKEAERSGLRQPSSDVAGKPFEPQDLHTTTVSGKRKSMPQRTNTDSTRYASGGCDFNVHSSDDRTMKYPAEGFSKPSREMVRVTPGTGPTTRQHCNSGYVVENVSNILRRFKWGPAAEEALHNVGLRVDAYQANQVLKQMDNYTNALGFFYWLKRQPGFKHDGHTYTTMVGNLGRAKQFGEINKLLDEMVREGCQPNTVTYNRLIHSYGRANYLREAMNVFNQMQEAGCEPDRVTYCTLIDIHAKAGFLDIAMDMYQRMQAAGLSPDTFTYSVIINCLGKAGHLPAAHRLFCEMVGQGCTPNLVTFNIMIALHAKARNYQSALKLYRDMKDAGFQPDKVTYSIVMEVLGHCGYLEEAEAVFTEMQRKNWVPDEPVYGLLVDLWGKAGNVDKAWQWYQAMLHAGLRPNVPTCNSLLSTFLRVHRLSEAYNLLQSMLALGLQSSLQTYTLLLSCCTDARSNFDLGFCGQLMAVSGHPAHMFLLKMPPAGTDGQNVRDHVSNFLDYMHSEDRESKRGLMDAVVDFLHKSGLKEEAGSVWEVAAFKNVYPDALREKSCSYWLINLHVMSEGTAVTALSRTLAWFRKQMLVSGECPSRIDIVTGWGRRSRVTGTSMVRQAVEELLNMFNFPFFTENGNSGCFVGCGEPLKKWLLESSYVERMHLL; encoded by the exons ATGATTCGTGCAAAGCAGATTAGTAATCTTTCCAGTACAGCGAGATCCTTTTTTCTTGGTGGCACAACAAGATCTGGTGCAGCTGATGGAAACTCTTGTACATCTGCCGACGATGAAAGCTGCGTCTTGAGACGCCAGCAAGCCAGAAACGAAGCTGTACTGACTGGGAAAAGAGCTTCGACTTTAGCTGCTGGACTAGCTGGAAATGTATTACCAGCAGAGGCCAAGGTTGAACATTTCGCCAGACCGTCTCTTCTTCCCCAGCATGTTTCCTCTCCTGTTTTGCCTGTGAAACCAGATTCTGTAACCCATGTTCCCGTTATTGTTGAGGAAGACACGGTGGCGCCTATTGGGGATCAGATGTTCAAGGCTGGTATTGGAGCTGTGAACTTCCTCTCGGATATAGCAAACTATAAGATCCCTCTAACCGATGGAACTGAAGTCGTTGGTTTGCCTAAAAGCTGTATGGTTGACCCTTCTCGGCCTATTACAAGTGTTAAGTCTTCGAATGTGAAAGTCATCAGAAGAGAGGATCTCTCTAAAGTCTACCCTAAGGAAGCTGAAAGATCAGGCTTAAGGCAACCTTCAAGTGATGTGGCAGGAAAGCCTTTTGAACCTCAGGATTTACACACAACTACTGTCTCTGGAAAGAGGAAAAGCATGCCGCAAAGAACCAATACTGACTCTACCAGGTATGCGTCTGGTGGTTGTGACTTTAACGTGCATTCTTCAGATGACAGGACGATGAAATATCCGGCTGAAGGTTTCAGTAAGCCCTCAAGGGAAATGGTGAGAGTGACACCAGGGACTGGTCCAACAACTAGGCAGCATTGTAACTCTGGATACGTTGTAGAGAATGTTTCTAATATATTGCGGAGATTCAAATGGGGACCTGCTGCTGAAGAGGCCCTTCACAATGTCGGTTTGAGGGTGGATGCATACCAAGCAAACCAAGTTCTCAAGCAGATGGATAATTATACTAATGCGCTTGGTTTCTTCTATTGGCTAAAAAGGCAACCTGGGTTTAAGCATGATGGCCATACTTATACCACTATGGTAGGTAACCTTGGTCGTGCAAAGCAATTTGGTGAGATAAACAAGCTTCTCGATGAGATGGTTAGAGAGGGGTGTCAGCCTAATACCGTCACGTATAACCGGCTTATCCATAGCTACGGCCGTGCAAATTACCTCAGAGAAGCTATGAATGTT TTCAACCAAATGCAAGAGGCTGGATGTGAGCCTGACCGTGTAACTTACTGTACACTTATAGACATCCACGCTAAAGCTGGGTTTCTTGACATTGCCATGGACATGTATCAGAGAATGCAAGCAGCGGGTCTCTCTCCTGATACTTTCACATACAGTGTTATAATAAACTGTCTTGGAAAGGCCGGACATTTACCTGCTGCACATAGGCTCTTCTGTGAAATGGTTGGTCAAGGCTGTACTCCTAACTTGGTCACATTCAACATCATGATAGCTTTGCACGCCAAGGCGAGGAACTATCAGAGTGCGTTGAAGCTCTACCGTGACATGAAAGATGCCGGGTTTCAACCTGACAAAGTGACTTACAGTATAGTTATGGAGGTGCTTGGGCACTGTGGATATCTAGAGGAAGCAGAGGCTGTTTTCACTGAGATGCAGCGTAAGAACTGGGTTCCTGATGAACCGGTCTACGGTCTTTTGGTGGACTTGTGGGGAAAAGCTGGCAATGTGGACAAGGCTTGGCAGTGGTATCAAGCAATGCTTCACGCTGGTCTGCGACCTAATGTTCCTACATGCAACTCTCTTCTCAGCACTTTCCTTAGGGTTCACAGGCTGTCTGAAGCTTATAATTTATTGCAGAGTATGTTGGCGCTTGGTCTACAGTCTTCTTTGCAGACATACACGTTGCTCTTAAGCTGTTGCACAGATGCTCGTTCA AATTTTGACTTGGGATTCTGTGGTCAGCTAATGGCAGTCTCAGGTCATCCGGCACACATGTTTCTCCTCAAAATGCCACCTGCAGGTACCGATGGCCAAAACGTGCGTGACCATGTCAGCAACTTCCTTGATTACATGCACAGCGAGGAcagagagagtaagagaggtCTCATGGATGCAGTAGTGGATTTTCTCCACAAGTCAGGTCTGAAAGAAGAGGCAGGCTCGGTCTGGGAGGTGGCTGCATTCAAGAATGTGTATCCAGATGCGTTGAGGGAGAAAAGCTGCAGCTATTGGCTTATAAATCTCCATGTAATGTCAGAAGGAACTGCAGTGACAGCACTGTCTAGGACACTTGCGTGGTTCCGTAAGCAGATGTTGGTTTCAGGAGAATGTCCTTCAAGGATTGATATAGTAACTGGTTGGGGAAGAAGAAGTAGGGTCACAGGCACTTCAATGGTGAGACAAGCAGTTGAGGAACTGCTCAACATGTTCAACTTCCCGTTTTTCACTGAGAATGGGAACTCAGGCTGTTTTGTTGGATGCGGAGAGCCTCTCAAGAAATGGTTGCTTGAATCATCATATGTTGAGAGGATGCATTTGCTCTAG